From Myxocyprinus asiaticus isolate MX2 ecotype Aquarium Trade chromosome 49, UBuf_Myxa_2, whole genome shotgun sequence, a single genomic window includes:
- the LOC127438257 gene encoding vasorin-like: MRRLSSLSHLILFQLLCESLCSRCPQGCSCVPNNYIFCVQLKLVNMPRGLPSSTKHLYVFQNNINTLHQQDFVEVGELGMLDLSQNALCEIPDGVFSPLSTLNNLDLSSNRITHISKDSFTGLVNLERLYLHNNFIQSIHPAAFEGLENLLELKLQGNQIRVLPALQLPRLLHLDLSYNSIPPLGPEDLQTPHLESLKLAGLGLSSLDKGLLSSLVNLHVLDVSQNQLVLIQPELKVMAGLRNLNLTGNPLGSLKREDFQNLNNMLELDLSSLNLQGFPEGFFNLFPKLEKLTAAENPFNCLCPLAWFPAWVKDTRVELLRMEETRCHFPPVNSGKVLAKLEHKDFGCPTTTIELTSAETRSTTSKPTDPTTPAGTTDDIPPLPPSEVPSEDTDSFHPEQYSAIPSSIPEEPEGELMCPYNICLNGGTCWFDSNGLISCLCPLSTLGLYCEIQNEARPPPHFQRVSIETIATDSPNIISSHHVTSTSISLDLHRYIETRPHIRGIRLTFRNLSGPDQRPLQLNVPASYPEYTLRGLQPNSTYSVCASPLGERDHVSVACMEARTVGIPPSSHEPSVDKTEPSSSLIPIVVAVAVVMVAAIVATVVVIHRRRRSKAAVNVDLHETSHLELEGVKTSPENGRTHPKQPDIASCPSLAQNTLEHEAPLIQGQCSANNKLACVKPSYV; the protein is encoded by the coding sequence ATGCGGCGATTATCTTCCCTGTCTCATCTCATTTTGTTTCAATTGCTTTGTGAATCTCTGTGCAGCAGATGTCCTCAGGGTTGCTCGTGTGTCCCCAATAACTACATCTTCTGCGTCCAGCTTAAATTGGTGAACATGCCCCGTGGTCTCCCCTCTTCCACAAAGCACCTGTACGTCTTTCAGAATAACATCAACACCTTGCATCAGCAGGACTTTGTAGAGGTTGGGGAGCTTGGAATGCTGGATCTGAGTCAGAATGCCCTCTGTGAAATCCCTGATGGGGTGTTCAGCCCACTTTCCACTCTAAACAACCTTGATCTCTCCTCAAACCGCATCACTCATATCTCCAAAGACAGTTTCACTGGGCTAGTCAACCTGGAAAGGCTGTATCTCCACAACAACTTCATCCAGAGCATTCACCCGGCTGCCTTCGAGGGACTGGAGAACCTCCTGGAGCTGAAGCTTCAAGGTAATCAGATCAGAGTGTTGCCAGCTCTGCAACTGCCCAGATTGCTCCACTTGGACCTTAGTTATAACAGTATCCCACCCCTGGGACCAGAAGATTTACAGACACCACACCTTGAGTCTCTTAAATTAGCTGGATTGGGGCTGAGCAGTCTGGATAAGGGGCTGCTAAGTAGTCTAGTGAACCTACATGTTCTGGATGTTTCTCAGAACCAGCTTGTGTTGATACAACCTGAACTGAAGGTAATGGCAGGCCTACGAAACCTCAATCTAACCGGAAACCCTTTGGGTTCCCTAAAGCGAGAAGACTTCCAAAATTTAAATAACATGCTTGAACTTGACTTGAGCAGCCTAAATTTGCAGGGCTTCCCTGAGGGCTTCTTCAACCTTTTCCCCAAACTTGAGAAGCTCACAGCAGCTGAAAACCCTTTCAACTGCCTCTGCCCATTGGCCTGGTTCCCGGCTTGGGTAAAGGATACACGAGTTGAGTTGTTAAGGATGGAGGAAACTCGTTGTCACTTTCCTCCAGTAAACTCAGGCAAGGTTCTTGCAAAGTTGGAGCATAAAGATTTTGGCTGCCCCACTACAACCATTGAATTAACAAGTGCAGAGACCAGAAGTACCACCAGTAAGCCAACAGACCCCACCACTCCAGCAGGCACAACAGACGACATCCCACCTCTGCCTCCAAGTGAGGTGCCCTCAGAAGACACAGATAGCTTCCATCCTGAACAGTACAGTGCCATACCCAGCAGCATCCCAGAAGAACCTGAAGGGGAGCTTATGTGCCCTTACAATATTTGTCTAAATGGGGGTACATGCTGGTTTGACTCCAATGGGCTGATTAGTTGCTTGTGTCCACTTTCCACATTAGGACTCTACTGTGAGATTCAAAATGAGGCTCGGCCTCCCCCACATTTCCAGAGAGTTTCTATAGAGACCATTGCTACAGACTCTCCAAACATAATCAGCTCCCATCACGTAACAAGTACTTCCATTTCATTAGACCTTCACCGCTACATTGAGACACGGCCGCACATTCGTGGAATCCGGCTGACTTTTCGGAACTTGTCTGGCCCTGACCAGAGGCCACTGCAGCTAAATGTGCCTGCATCTTATCCTGAATACACACTTAGAGGACTGCAGCCTAATAGCACCTATTCTGTATGTGCTAGCCCACTGGGAGAGCGTGACCATGTGTCGGTTGCCTGCATGGAGGCTCGCACGGTGGGAATCCCACCGTCCTCCCATGAGCCCAGCGTTGACAAGACCGAACCTTCCTCCTCCCTTATACCCATTGTGGTAGCAGTGGCAGTGGTGATGGTTGCAGCTATTGTAGCCACTGTGGTGGTCATCCACCGCAGACGGAGATCCAAGGCTGCAGTAAATGTGGATTTACATGAGACATCCCATCTGGAGTTAGAGGGAGTGAAAACCAGTCCAGAGAATGGGAGGACACATCCAAAACAACCTGACATTGCCTCCTGTCCATCTTTAGCTCAAAACACCTTGGAACATGAGGCACCATTAATACAAGGACAGTGTTCTGCCAACAACAAATTAGCCTGCGTCAAACCCTCTTACGTGTAA